TGGGTCTGAAACCCGAAAACCTGGTCTTTCTGGGCTACCCCGACTTCCGTACCCTGAGGATCTGGGAAGAGCACTGGGGCAACGCCCCCCCCTGCTGGAGCATGTTCACCTCGGTCCAGAAGGTCCCCTACGATTACGCGCGCACGCCCGGAGCGCCCCACAAAGGCGAGGCGGTGCTGCAGGACATCGAGGGAGAGATCCTGGACTTCGACCCGACTCGGATTCTGGTCTCCCACCCCTCCGATTTCAACGTCGACCACCGGGCCCTGTACCTCTTCACCCTCGTCAGCCTCTGGAACCTGGGAGAGAAGACTGCCCCCCCGCTCCATTCCTACCTGGTCCACTTCCCCGGCTGGCCCTGGCCCCCGGGAAAGTTTCCCGAGGCCCCGCTCGATCCGCCGGCGGCCCTGGAGCGGGAATCGATCTGGACGGAATATCGCCTCTCGAAAACGGACCTGGCCCGGAAGGAAGCGGCCATCCGCTTCCACGCTTCCCAATTCGCCTACTCGTCCCGGTTCCTCCTTTCCTTCATGCGCGCCGACGAACCGTTCGCGGACGTTCAGCCCCGGCACCTGGTTCTCCCGGAAGACGGAACCGGGACCGGAACCCTCGTAACCCGGACAGAAACCGGGTTCACCGGGGTCCAGGAACACTACGCCCGCCGGGACCGGGAACGGATCTACGCGGGAATCGGACTGAAGGTTCCGCTGGGGCGCCAGTTCGGGGTCAGCGCGCAGTTCTACGGCTGGAAAAAAGACACTCCCTTCCGGGAAATGCCCAAGATCAAAATCGAAACCGGACCGCTCCGGCGGCGGGTCCGGGACCAGTACACGGCCGTCGAGACCGGAGGAACGGTGATCGTCAAGAGCCCGCGGTCCCTGGAGATCGGCGTCCCCCTCCGGCTCCTGGGAAACCCCGAGCGGATATTGGCCTCGGTCAGAACCACGTTCTGCGGCTGGGAGCAGAGCCGCAGCGGGTGGCGGATTCTACGGTTGGACGCCTGAAAATGCGGGCGCGGACCACTATCGGGGAAAGCGACATCGCCGGCCTGCTGGCCGGTCTGCTCCGGAAAGCCTCCCCGCCGATCCGGATCGAGACCGTGAACATCGACGCGGGAGCGCTCACCCTCCGGGGAAAAGCGAAGGTTCCCGTGCCTATCCCCTTCACCGCGGTGATAACCCCCGAAATCGCCGACGGCGGCCTCGAGTTCGATATCGAACTGGCCGGCGTACCGGGCATCGTCCGCCGGCTTCTGCTCGACCGGCTCGAGGACAAGATCTCGAAACTGCCCGGCCTGCGCCGGATCGGGGACCGTATCCGTTGGGAAGCGGGCGGATCCTTCGGCGCCGAAGTGAAGGTCGAAGAACTGACCTGCATACGGGGGGAGATGGAAATAACGATAACCGGAACGTTCAAAGGAGCCGCGAATGACGTCATGGAGTGAATTGATCGCGTACCGGGGTTTCTACCCCGGATTGGCGGCGGGCCTCTCGGTCGCCCTGCTGTTATGGCTGTTGAAGGTGATCGGGGCGGCGCGGGCGGCACGGCGCATCCATGTTCTGGAACGCCGGCTGGCGGAGGAACTGGAGATCGCGGGCCGTTCCAACCGGGTTCTCAAGCAGCGTATTCTGGAACTCAAGAAAGAACGCGACGCTCTCCGGGAGAACCTGACGGTGTGGCAGCGGAAACCGCGTCGGGAAGAGATCAAGCGCCTGCTTGTCTACGAGGAAGCCCTGGCCGCGCTCAAGGCCCGCATCCCCGGCTTCATCGAGGTCTGGGAAAAAACGGCGGCGGAAGCGGAAGAAGAAGTGCGCCTGAGCAACCGGGGGTTGAAGACCCTGGTCATGCGGGCGTTCGGGCGCGGCCGGCGCCGGGAGAAGCCGGCGGCTTACCTCGAACCCGGAGACGACCGGCGCTCCTGAGGACCCGATCCCGGGCGGCGGCGGAACCCCTTGACCGCCGCCACGTTGCGGGCGTTGTCCCCGGGCTCTTTCTGCGGGGTTTCGAGGATGAAGGTTTTGCCGGCCAGGCGGCGGTGGCGGTAGATCCGGCGCATCCCCTCCAATCCGATCCGGCCCTCGCCGATATGCGCATGCCGGTCCCGGCCGGAACCGAGACCGAAGAGGCTGTCGTTGAAATGGACCACCGGCATCTTTTCCAGGCCGATCAGGCGGTCCACCTCGGCCAGGACCTTGCCCGGGCCGTCGCCCCCGGCCAGGTCGTAGCCGGCGACAAAGGCGTGACAGGTATCCAGGCAGAGATAGAGCCGATCGGCGCGGCCCGACGCCTCCATGATCCGGGCGATGTTCTCGAAACAATGTCCGAGAGCACTGCCGACGCTGGCGGTATTTTCGAGCATGACCCCGGCCCCCCCGGGAGGCCGTTCGGCAAGCAGCTCGCGCAGGGAGTCCGCCATCCGGGCGATGCCTTCCTCGCGCCCGGACCCGCGGTGAAAACCGACGTGAACGACGTACCAGTCCGCCCCCAGGGCATCGGCGCGGGCCAGATCGCGGGAAAACGCCCGAAGCGAACGCCGGTAGGTTTCCCGGTCGGGCGCGGAAAGGTTAATCAGGTAAGGAGAATGCACCACCACGGGAAAAAGGCGGGCGGCACGGCAGAGGCGGCGGAAGTCGTCGGCACGCTCGGCGGGTATGGAGGAAACCTTCCAGCCCCGGGGGTTGCGGGAAAAAATCTGGAGAGCCTCGCATCCCGCTTCACGGGCGCGGGCCACGGCCGCGTCCACCCCGCCGGAGATGGAGACATGGGCACCGATTCTTCTCATCCTTCCCCCCGGGGTTCGCGGTTCGACTCTCGCCGCAAGGCCCCGGCAGCCCCGGCGCCGGGGCTGCCGGCCGTCAAGAGTATAGCAGGAAGGAACCCCAAGTCCCATCGCGCTCCGGAAGACCGCGTTGCCGAAGCTTGCCAACCGGCCGCGTTCCGATTATAGTAGTACCCGTTTCCGCAGTTTCGATACCGGGAGGTTGATCGTGGAAATACGGCATAGCGGCGAAGTCGCAATCGTCACCATGGTGGAACGGTTCGATGCTTATTCGGCCAAAGACGTCCAGACCGCGCTGGAAAAAGTCATCGACGACGGTTCGGTCAAGCTCGTCTGCGATTTTTCCCAGACCGACTACATCTCCAGCGCCGGACTCAGGGTGCTTTTGGCCACGGCCAAGCGCTTGAAGCGGGAAGGCGGGGCCATCGCCCTCTGCTGCATGAAACCCTATGTCCGCGAAGTCTTCGAAACCGCCGGGTTTACGCAGCTTTTCCAAATCTTTAATTCCGAAGAAGAAGCCGCGGATTCGCTCTGATCCGGTTTCAAAAGGCGGGGGCGCCCCATTAAAGCCCTCTCGATATACTTTGCCGTTTTTTTCTCCCTGGCGTTCGTCTACCTGGCCCTGGTCTCCGATCCCCTGGGTTCTCCGGCCGGCCACATCGACGCCTTCGACGATACCAGCTATTTTTCCCAGGCGGTTTCCCTGGCCAACGACGGGGACCTCGATCTCTCCAACCAACCCTTCCGCGCCCTGCGGTCTTCGGCCACGGGGCGGATCGTGGCCCCTCACGCCATCGGCACCAGCCTCTTCATCCTTCCCTTCTACTTCCTGGCCGCTCCCCTGGTCCAGGTTCTGGACGTTCTCAAGCACGCGGTCTTCGACACCCTGCACCCCCTCTTCTTCTCCTTCGCCAGCGCGGGGATGGTCTGCTATTACTTCCTGGCGGGGGCGGTACTGCTCCTGGCCCTGAGCCGGCGCTTCGGGAACTGGCCGACGGTGACGGGGGTCAGCCTGATCATGTGGGGGACTTTTCTGCCGGCGTACGCCTTCGCCCGCCCGTTGCTTTCCCACGTTCCCGACTTTCTCGCCTCCTCGCTTTTGATCTGGAGACTGCTCCTCCTGGGCGAATCCAGGTCCGTGCGCCGACGCGACGTCCTGCTGCTGGGAGTGCTCTCCGCCGCGACCCTGGTGGTCCGCTGGCAGAACCTCAACCTTTTCCTGCTGGGCGCGGCGGGAACCCTGGCGCCGATCTGGTCGGGAAAGCCCCTGGAAACCGCGCGGCCCCGGACGACCGCGGCCGCCGTATTCGCCCTGAGTGCGGCCGGAACGTTCCTGCTCACCCAGGGGGCGGCGTGGTGGGTCTACCTGGGAAGGCTCTTTCCCCCGCCGTGGAGCTGGATAACCCCTTCCGTCATCGACCGGGAAGGGCTGCGGGTCTGGCTGCCGGGAGGGGTCGTGACCGATCTGAACAACCTCCGCCAGGTCTTTTTCGGCCTGGATTGGGGACTGGCCTGGACCGCGCTGCCCGCCCTGGCCGGCTGGGCCGGGCTCCTCCTGCTGCCGATGCGCCCGCTCGGCAACCGTGCGGGGAACGGGCTCAACCGCCTTTTCCTCTTCCTGATCGTCGCCCTGCCTTTCGTCATCGTCCTGCGCTGGAGGGAGCAGGGTTCGGCGTTCGGGTACCGCTACTTCAGCGGGACCCTTCCCCTGGCGGCCGTGGGCCTGACTGCGGTCCTCAAAAAAGCGGGAGCGCGCCGGATCGGCCGGGCGGCGGTCAACGCCGCGGCGGCCGTTCTGATCGCGGGCACGCTTCTCTCCCTGCTCCCCTACCGGCGGTTCCCTTCCACCGAGATGAAAAGAACCGAGACTCCCCTGGGCGGTTACTGCTGGACCAACAACTCCTACCTGCGCTCGGCGGCCGCATGCTACGCTGCGGCCGCGCCGGGCGTGCGGCGACGGCTCCTGCTCAGCGGCTACCTGGGGTGGTTCACCCGGGGGAGACCGATGATCGTCCGCCTGGAAAAAAATCCCTCCTCGATGCTCCCCCTTTCCCCGCGCCTTCTCGACGACCCCGGGAAAGCTTTTGCCGTCGGAGCCTACCCGGCCCTGGCCCTGGCCTTCGCCGCCGCCGCCTTCGCGGGGATGAGGCGGACCTTCAGAAAAAGAGACTCCGAAACGCGTTGAAGGGTTCCGGGTCGGAAACGGGCACCACGACCAGATGGTTGCCCAGGGGACGCTTGAGGTAATCGGTCCCGTCTCCGGGAACCCGAACGCGGATCTGGGTCCGGCAGAGTTCGGGCCGGGCCAGGTTCTCGACGATCTCGCCCGGGCAGAGGAAGATCCGGGAAAGATCGTCTCCCCCGATCTTGAAGAGAAGACAGCGCCCCGGGGGAAGCACGCCCCGGACGGCCGCGCCGATCCCGGATTCGAAATGGGGGAGGATCGAATATTCCCGCGCCAGCCGCAGCGGGACCGTGCAGTGAGCCAGGATCATCTCGCCCCGTTCCGGGTCGATGGAAGCGGGGTTGGCCATGAACCCGGGAGTCCCGGCCAGGAAATAAGCGGCCGTCATGGTGAAGAGCGCCGGGACGTCGCCCTCGCAGGCGGCGGGGACGCCTTCGTCGTTCAACCGGGAAAGGGCCAGGCAGCCCGTGTTTCCCCAAACATCGAGAAGGTCGAAGCAGCGCAGGGTGATCCCGTCCAACCGGTGCGCGGCGATCTGTTCCTTGAGGACCGCGGTCAGGGCTTCGGCCTGGTCGACGAGTTCCGGCTCCACCCCCGTGACCTCCCGGGCGCCGGCCAGGAACCGTTTCCCCGCGTCTTTTCCCTCCCCGGGAGCGGGGAGGCGGATGTCTCTGATCGGGATCTCGACGATCCGACAACCCCACCTCGCTTCCACCAGGGCGCCGTCGACCCGGCTTTCGATCAGCCAGTCCGAGGGCTTGCCGATCAGACCCAGCCGCGACTCCGCGATCCGGGAACCGGCCGCCAGGGCCGCCGCGTAGGTGGCGAGGGGACGGGCGATGCGTTCCGGGGGACCGTGAAGAATGATTCCCTGCCTTCCCCGGGCCCTGAGCCAGGAGAGGATC
The DNA window shown above is from bacterium and carries:
- a CDS encoding PIG-L family deacetylase — its product is MKSAAAESSESTGEPRGKRERFPEFTAADRLMVLAPHPDDEVLACGGLLHRAAQAGVPLRVVFFTCGDNNELAFEAYRGLPVFRSTRFRQMGLLRREEAMDAAGALGLKPENLVFLGYPDFRTLRIWEEHWGNAPPCWSMFTSVQKVPYDYARTPGAPHKGEAVLQDIEGEILDFDPTRILVSHPSDFNVDHRALYLFTLVSLWNLGEKTAPPLHSYLVHFPGWPWPPGKFPEAPLDPPAALERESIWTEYRLSKTDLARKEAAIRFHASQFAYSSRFLLSFMRADEPFADVQPRHLVLPEDGTGTGTLVTRTETGFTGVQEHYARRDRERIYAGIGLKVPLGRQFGVSAQFYGWKKDTPFREMPKIKIETGPLRRRVRDQYTAVETGGTVIVKSPRSLEIGVPLRLLGNPERILASVRTTFCGWEQSRSGWRILRLDA
- a CDS encoding deoxyribonuclease IV; this translates as MRRIGAHVSISGGVDAAVARAREAGCEALQIFSRNPRGWKVSSIPAERADDFRRLCRAARLFPVVVHSPYLINLSAPDRETYRRSLRAFSRDLARADALGADWYVVHVGFHRGSGREEGIARMADSLRELLAERPPGGAGVMLENTASVGSALGHCFENIARIMEASGRADRLYLCLDTCHAFVAGYDLAGGDGPGKVLAEVDRLIGLEKMPVVHFNDSLFGLGSGRDRHAHIGEGRIGLEGMRRIYRHRRLAGKTFILETPQKEPGDNARNVAAVKGFRRRPGSGPQERRSSPGSR
- a CDS encoding STAS domain-containing protein, translated to MEIRHSGEVAIVTMVERFDAYSAKDVQTALEKVIDDGSVKLVCDFSQTDYISSAGLRVLLATAKRLKREGGAIALCCMKPYVREVFETAGFTQLFQIFNSEEEAADSL